The following coding sequences are from one Methanohalophilus halophilus window:
- a CDS encoding radical SAM protein, whose product MKYDFYTNPFFKVYATVENGYVNMHTSGLASKAVKPLLSDMLEMFDGSKPAFVNGESLVFSTWMPPIPGKAFDRLVYSQMGYMRGKMVPEQVTISITEECPNRCLHCALPDTNNRTSLSPEIVRNAIDQCLEMGSTLIIFDGGEPLLYKGLEDLINYVDNEKAISGMFTSGVGLDFAKALALKEAGLNMLSVSLDSACEVNHDRMRGRTGVYRAAISAIENALDVGLMVNIYVVISPSNIDELDDFYQLAKDMGVHEITFFEIVPTGRWLDHKEELLSSRDMQKFNDFIARSNNMSGPRIFSVPHVLRKMGCFAGKKWLHITPEGNVSPCACIPISVGNIHEEKINKIWDRIRNDSVYKAKTCLMRDDNYRNQYVLK is encoded by the coding sequence ATGAAATACGATTTTTATACAAATCCTTTCTTCAAGGTTTATGCTACTGTTGAAAACGGATATGTCAATATGCATACTTCAGGTCTTGCATCAAAAGCAGTAAAACCGCTGCTATCAGATATGCTTGAGATGTTCGATGGTTCCAAACCGGCTTTTGTAAATGGTGAATCTCTTGTATTTTCCACCTGGATGCCTCCAATCCCAGGAAAGGCTTTTGACAGGCTGGTTTACAGTCAGATGGGGTATATGAGGGGAAAAATGGTTCCTGAACAGGTGACAATTTCTATCACTGAAGAATGTCCCAACAGGTGTCTGCATTGTGCATTGCCTGATACAAATAACAGGACATCTCTCTCCCCTGAAATTGTAAGAAATGCTATCGACCAGTGTCTGGAAATGGGTTCGACTTTAATTATTTTTGATGGGGGCGAACCTCTGTTATATAAAGGGCTTGAAGATCTCATTAATTATGTTGATAATGAGAAGGCAATAAGCGGTATGTTTACTTCCGGGGTAGGTCTGGATTTTGCAAAAGCCCTGGCATTAAAAGAAGCAGGCCTGAATATGCTCAGTGTCAGTCTGGACAGTGCATGTGAAGTAAACCATGACAGGATGCGTGGCAGGACAGGTGTTTACAGGGCTGCGATATCTGCTATAGAGAATGCCCTTGATGTCGGATTAATGGTAAATATCTATGTTGTAATTTCTCCTTCTAATATCGATGAGCTGGATGATTTCTACCAACTTGCAAAGGACATGGGTGTACATGAGATCACCTTTTTTGAGATCGTACCCACTGGTCGATGGTTAGATCATAAGGAGGAGCTTCTCTCATCCAGGGACATGCAAAAATTCAATGATTTTATTGCCCGTTCAAACAACATGAGTGGCCCTCGTATATTTTCGGTACCTCATGTATTGCGTAAAATGGGATGCTTTGCGGGTAAAAAATGGTTGCATATTACTCCTGAAGGAAATGTCAGTCCATGTGCATGCATACCAATTTCGGTAGGTAACATACATGAAGAAAAAATAAATAAAATATGGGATAGAATCCGGAATGATTCTGTCTATAAAGC
- a CDS encoding FAD-dependent oxidoreductase produces MDADVIVVGASPAGLAASRVASEQGLDVLLMDKQDVLGENTHPANTFFKGMFDRAGETVDSSYILKNLRGANIVAPSGSYVEVESPAYFLDRPAFDRHYIQKTRDSGVDIATSVEAYNVLKNDEGVSVSTSQGTFDSKLVIISDGINSKLASLCGLSAMKHPDDIGWAMEAEVEGDGIGEPDMFEYFVGSVAPGWKSTYSPCGGDRATLGVYVRRHGRDVSSFFDRWVDKFKRMKGLSNLNIGEVKTGGDPIATIPNQMVTDGIMLTGGASGQSGIGYSIHGGKMCGKVAAESIQEANTSSRFLSRYSRMWAKEYRTEYYLGRMALETLRKMDDSEINNIMEVFKQEDLSFLQGSSLQKALQVSLFMLKKKPSSLLGFSAFLRNR; encoded by the coding sequence ATGGATGCTGATGTCATTGTAGTCGGTGCTTCCCCTGCCGGTTTAGCTGCTTCCAGGGTAGCATCAGAGCAGGGTTTGGATGTCCTTTTAATGGACAAACAAGACGTATTGGGTGAAAACACACATCCTGCTAATACTTTTTTTAAAGGAATGTTTGACAGGGCCGGGGAAACTGTGGATAGTTCATATATCCTCAAAAATTTAAGAGGTGCTAACATTGTTGCCCCTTCCGGCTCCTACGTGGAAGTCGAAAGTCCCGCTTATTTTCTGGACCGCCCTGCATTTGACCGACACTACATCCAGAAAACCAGAGATTCAGGTGTTGATATTGCAACGTCAGTTGAAGCATATAATGTATTGAAAAATGATGAAGGTGTTTCTGTGAGTACTTCGCAGGGCACCTTCGATTCAAAGCTTGTAATCATCTCAGATGGGATCAATTCCAAACTCGCTTCTCTTTGTGGCCTTTCTGCAATGAAACATCCGGATGACATAGGTTGGGCTATGGAGGCAGAGGTAGAAGGCGACGGGATCGGTGAGCCGGACATGTTTGAATATTTCGTCGGAAGTGTGGCTCCCGGGTGGAAATCAACTTATTCTCCCTGTGGAGGCGACAGGGCAACCCTGGGTGTCTATGTAAGAAGGCATGGTAGGGATGTATCTTCCTTTTTTGATAGGTGGGTGGATAAATTCAAGCGTATGAAGGGTTTGTCAAATTTAAACATAGGTGAAGTAAAAACTGGAGGAGATCCTATCGCTACTATTCCCAACCAGATGGTTACTGATGGTATTATGCTTACAGGAGGCGCATCCGGACAATCCGGCATTGGCTATTCCATACACGGTGGCAAGATGTGTGGAAAAGTTGCTGCTGAAAGTATACAGGAGGCAAATACTTCCTCACGTTTCCTCTCCCGTTATTCACGTATGTGGGCAAAGGAATATAGGACAGAATATTATTTGGGCAGAATGGCTCTTGAAACTCTCCGTAAAATGGATGATAGCGAGATTAACAACATTATGGAAGTTTTCAAACAGGAGGACCTATCCTTCCTTCAGGGTTCATCTCTTCAAAAAGCATTACAGGTCTCTCTTTTCATGCTTAAAAAGAAACCTTCATCACTTCTTGGATTCAGTGCTTTCCTGAGAAACAGGTGA